Within the Pseudorasbora parva isolate DD20220531a chromosome 15, ASM2467924v1, whole genome shotgun sequence genome, the region aaatggataaaaaataaTTCTTTTCAAAGCTCTTTCTTTTCAAGAAGCATTCTTTGTAGCTACTggtttaatttcaattaacattTTCTCTGTAAAAAGAATATAAATCAGAATCAAGTAACTCACAGTTTTCACCACTGAATATTTTTGcttgcaaataaaaaataaacctgatttaaatatatatataatgttttctaaaagttatttgctatatacaggtccttctcaaaaaaattgcatattgtgataaaaattcattattttccataatgtaatgatacaaattaaactttcatatattttagattcattccACACCATCTGAAATAGTTCAGGCCTTTTATtgtttaatactgatgattttggcataaagctcatgaaaaccccaaattcctatctcaaaaaattagcatatcatgaaaatgttctctaaacgagctattaacctaatcatctgaatcaactctaaacacctgaaaaagattcctgagaattttaaaaactcccagcctggttcattactcaaaaccgcaatcatggtttaagactgccgacctgactgctgtccagaaggccatcattgacaccctcatgcgagagggtaagacatagaaagacatttctgaaataggctgttcccagagtgctgtatcaaggcacctcagtgggaagtctgtgggaaggaaaaagtgtggcaaaaaacgagaagaggtgagcggaccctgaggaagattgtggagaaggaccgattccagaccttgggggacctgaggaagcagtggactgagtctggagtagaaacatccgtgcacaggcgtgtgcaggaaatgggctacaggtgccacattccccaggtcaagacacttttgaaccagaaacagcggcagaagcgtctgacctgggctacagagaagcagcactggactgttgctaaGGGGTCAAAAGTAGTTTTTTCAGAAGAAAGTGACATTTTGCATGCCAttgggaaatcaaggtgccagagtctggaggaagactggggagaaggaaatgccaaaatgcctgaagtccagtgtcaagtccccacagtcagtgatggtctggggtgccatgtcagctgctggtgttggtccactgtgttttatcaagggcggggtcaatgcagctagctatcaggagattctggagcttccatctgctgaaaagtgtcacactggagacttggaagtaaatgcccacggccaggattggagaagatttgcatatctaatgagcttcagctcccctgtcagttcagttcacatgagagaggagagatgagGGAGAagtggcaaccggaatgattctctcgatcacagggctcgtaaacgtctttatcaaaagGGGGCTTTATcattagggctgaacgatatggaCAAAATTTCATATCTCGATTTTCAGGCCAGATATCTCAATATCGGTACAATACAATATGACTATGTGTTCGGTGAAAACCAAGCATTCCtcagaaaaacaaaaatattttaagcctacatttaaaacatttgtgtcagaaaatgtattgttttttagcCTTTCGCACGTACGATCACACCGGTGTAATCAGAGACCGGTCCCTGAAGCGAATGATCAAGTGCATCACGATCGGAACGCTCAGAGCTGTCATATACcacaacttttcagtgttttcaaccacatactgtttattttaggtttcaaacatataaattcacataagtactaaaaaaaacaatacatttagagtttgtaaaatacacactgatgtctatgaaagaggtaataataatcctttccattataattcaactggattagatgagtcggtgggcggggctactggattagatgagtcggtgggcgggttactggattagatgagtcggtgggcagggctactggattagacgagtcggtgggcggggctactggattagacgcgctgcAGAGCCGTTTCGTCGTGCAATGACGTCAGTACGAAGCACAAGACCGTTTCCTGGGTCTGgcgtctataaaagcttttctttgactaacaaggacgttttaagctctgaaatttacaggattttcttatattaccatgaccttttatatatcagaagctcaagggaaagttgatttctcaattcatcacccctttaacttGACTGACTGCTTCATTTCCACATTAAAATAATCTAAAGGCACGTCACGAGCCCTTTAAGACTCTGAGCTTGTTATTTAGGAGAAAACCtctcattatttattattaaacatgatTCTTCATTAGTGAAATGAACACTCACAGAGCTTTTCTGCAGTTGATCACAGCTGGTATCAGTCTTCTTCTGCCCTCATCTGATGTGTTGTATTTCCTGAGGTTCAGCTCATCCAGCGGCTCCTCTGAGATCTGAAGCATGTAGGCGATTGTTGAGCAGTGAGATGGAGAGAGTTTCTTCTCTGAGTGTTTGTCTGATTTCACAAACTCCTGAATCTCTCTGGACAGAGTCTGATCTTTCACTTCCAGCAGACAGAGGAACAGATTGATGGATTGATCAGCTGAGAGTTTAGCTGAGAGTTTATCTTCATCTTTGATCTTCTGTTGAATGAACTGTGTGATTCTCCTGAAAGCCTCTGAGCTTTCCTCTGTGTGTGTCAGTAGATCCTGTAAGAGTCTCTGATTGGACTCCAGAGAGACGCCCAGCAGGAACCGCAGGAACAGATCCAGCCGTCCATTCTCACTCCTGAGGGCTTTATCTACAGCTGATGTTAGTAGATCATACAGAGAGTCTTTACTAGACCAGTAAGATCTGAATTCATGCAGTGTTTTCTTGTTCTTGATCACGTGAGAGTAAAACTCATAGAAAGCGGCGAGAAACTCCTGTAGGCTCAGATGAATGAAGCTGTAGACTTTCCTCTGATGAATCACAGATTCCTCCTTAAAGATCTCAGTGCAGATCCCAGAATACACTGCGGCGTCAGTGACGTCTATGCCGCTCTCTCTCAGGTCCTCCTCATAGAACATCACATTGCCCTTCATCAGCTGTTTGAAAGCCACTTCAGCAAGTTTCACAATCACTTCTCTGTTGGACGGCAGGAGTTTCTCTGGATCTCTCTCTTCATACTTCTGATTTCTCATGTTGATCTGAATCAGCAGGAAGTGGATGTACATTTCAGTCAGAGTTTGAGGGATTTCTGCCCTCAGATCTTCTTCCAGGAGCTTTTGAAGCACAGTGGATGAGATCCAGCAGAAGACGGGTATGTGGCACATGATGTGGAGGCTTCTTGCTCTTCTGATGTGGGAGATGATTCTGCTGGCTTGATGCTCGTCCCTGATTCTCTTCCTGAAATATTCCTCCTTCTGAGGCTCATTGAATCCCTGAATCTCTGTCAGACGGTTGATGTATTTGGAGGGgatctgattggctgctgcTGGTCTGGAGGTGATCCAGATGAGAGCCGAGGGAAGCATCTCTCCTTTCATGAGCTTTGACATCAACACATCCACTGATGAAGTCTCAGTCACATCAGAAACTTCCTTTGACATCAACACATCCACTGATGAAGTCTCAGTCACATCAGAAACTTCCTGATCGTCTGGAAACCTCAGTGTGATTctgctttcatccagaccatcaAAGATGAACACAACTTTACACTCCTCATAAATCCTTAAGTCCAGATCGTGAAGTTCAGGATGAAAGTCCAGCAGAAGTCTGTGAAGACTGTACTGATGATCTCGGATCAAGTTCAGCTCTCGAAAAGGAAGCACAAACATGAAATCtacatcctgattggctcttccTTCGGCCCAGTCCAGAATGAACTTCTGCACAGAGACGGTTTTTCCGATTCCAGCGATGCCTTTAGTAAGAACAGTCTTGATCTGCTGTTTTTCCTCACGTCCTGGTTCAGCTGAGGCTGTAAAGATGTCATTGTAGTAGATTGGAGTGTCTTGTGAGTGTTGTGTTCTGGCTGTTTTCTCCATCTGTAAAACCTCATGTTCTTCATTCActcctcctctctctccctctatgaTGTAGAGCTGTGTGTAGATCCTGTTCAGGAGGGCTTCATTCTCCTGGAGTTTCAGTCCCTCAAATAATCTCTCATACTTGTTCTTCATGCTggttttttgtctgtctttgaCTCTCTGGAGCTCATCATTCATTGGTTGAGGAGACTCTCCAGTCGGATCATCTCTATCCTCTCTGATCAAACAACAATAAAGAACAGgttaaaatgtatgtaaaataaacgatttaaatatataaatgaaatttaaaatacagtaaatcaATACAGATTTCAATCTTGTATTTTCTATGTAATTAATGCATTCGTGTCAGTTTCAGTtgaacacttttcacaatgcacATTGatccaaagcagcttcacagaaaaCAGAGAAGTAGAAAAACACAGAGAAAAGGAAAACCGTGTCTTTCAATCCCCCAGCAAGCAG harbors:
- the LOC137040859 gene encoding NLR family CARD domain-containing protein 3-like isoform X6 codes for the protein MKNKYERLFEGLKLQENEALLNRIYTQLYIIEGERGGVNEEHEVLQMEKTARTQHSQDTPIYYNDIFTASAEPGREEKQQIKTVLTKGIAGIGKTVSVQKFILDWAEGRANQDVDFMFVLPFRELNLIRDHQYSLHRLLLDFHPELHDLDLRIYEECKVVFIFDGLDESRITLRFPDDQEVSDVTETSSVDVLMSKEVSDVTETSSVDVLMSKLMKGEMLPSALIWITSRPAAANQIPSKYINRLTEIQGFNEPQKEEYFRKRIRDEHQASRIISHIRRARSLHIMCHIPVFCWISSTVLQKLLEEDLRAEIPQTLTEMYIHFLLIQINMRNQKYEERDPEKLLPSNREVIVKLAEVAFKQLMKGNVMFYEEDLRESGIDVTDAAVYSGICTEIFKEESVIHQRKVYSFIHLSLQEFLAAFYEFYSHVIKNKKTLHEFRSYWSSKDSLYDLLTSAVDKALRSENGRLDLFLRFLLGVSLESNQRLLQDLLTHTEESSEAFRRITQFIQQKIKDEDKLSAKLSADQSINLFLCLLEVKDQTLSREIQEFVKSDKHSEKKLSPSHCSTIAYMLQISEEPLDELNLRKYNTSDEGRRRLIPAVINCRKALLTHCNLTDQCCESLSSALQSSNCVLRELDLSNNDLQDSGVKLLSDELKSSNCQLQILRLSGCMVTEEGCGFLSSALSSNPSHLRELDLSYNHPGDSGVKLLSDKLEDPNSSLQILNVDHGGEIRITAGPRKFACDLTLDPNTVHSLLVLSEGNRKVECVRDRQPYPDHPERFDGYPQVLCGESLTGRCYWEAEWSGDAEISVTYKGIRRKGWSEDCGFGWNDKSWSLICYNNRFFVWHSNIRTDIPAISSTCKRAGVCVDVSAGTLSFYSVSDTHTLTHLHTFNTTFTEPLCAGFRVYYDCSVSLCQIK
- the LOC137040859 gene encoding NLR family CARD domain-containing protein 3-like isoform X5, with amino-acid sequence MKNKYERLFEGLKLQENEALLNRIYTQLYIIEGERGGVNEEHEVLQMEKTARTQHSQDTPIYYNDIFTASAEPGREEKQQIKTVLTKGIAGIGKTVSVQKFILDWAEGRANQDVDFMFVLPFRELNLIRDHQYSLHRLLLDFHPELHDLDLRIYEECKVVFIFDGLDESRITLRFPDDQEEVSDVTETSSVDVLMSKLMKGEMLPSALIWITSRPAAANQIPSKYINRLTEIQGFNEPQKEEYFRKRIRDEHQASRIISHIRRARSLHIMCHIPVFCWISSTVLQKLLEEDLRAEIPQTLTEMYIHFLLIQINMRNQKYEERDPEKLLPSNREVIVKLAEVAFKQLMKGNVMFYEEDLRESGIDVTDAAVYSGICTEIFKEESVIHQRKVYSFIHLSLQEFLAAFYEFYSHVIKNKKTLHEFRSYWSSKDSLYDLLTSAVDKALRSENGRLDLFLRFLLGVSLESNQRLLQDLLTHTEESSEAFRRITQFIQQKIKDEDKLSAKLSADQSINLFLCLLEVKDQTLSREIQEFVKSDKHSEKKLSPSHCSTIAYMLQISEEPLDELNLRKYNTSDEGRRRLIPAVINCRKALLTHCNLTDQCCESLSSALQSSNCVLRELDLSNNDLQDSGVKLLSDELKSSNCQLQILRLSGCMVTEEGCGFLSSALSSNPSHLRELDLSYNHPGDSGVKLLSDKLEDPNSSLQILNVDHGGEIRITAGPRKCMFTHTHTHTHTQTHTRLVTVVLDVFLFLCSVACDLTLDPNTVHSLLVLSEGNRKVECVRDRQPYPDHPERFDGYPQVLCGESLTGRCYWEAEWSGDAEISVTYKGIRRKGWSEDCGFGWNDKSWSLICYNNRFFVWHSNIRTDIPAISSTCKRAGVCVDVSAGTLSFYSVSDTHTLTHLHTFNTTFTEPLCAGFRVYYDCSVSLCQIK